A part of Kwoniella dejecticola CBS 10117 chromosome 5, complete sequence genomic DNA contains:
- a CDS encoding T-complex protein 1, eta subunit, whose translation MQGRLPQMQPTVVLLREGTDTSQGVGQLLSNISACLAVAQTIATTLGPRGMDKLIVDDRGLATISNDGATILKLLDVVHPAARTLVDIARAQDAEVGDGTTSVTLLAAEILKEVRPFIEEGVGPHVIIKGLREAKTLAIKQINDIAVTVDKSNPEKFRELLLQCAGTSMSSKLIHSQTPFFANMVVDAVLSLDQNDLDESLIGVKKVPGGGMQDSQLIKGVAFKKTFSYAGFEQQPKSFKDPKILCLNVELELKAEKDNAEVRVNEVSEYQAIVDAEWSIIYKKLEAIVETGAKVVLSKLPIGDLATQYFADRDIFCAGRVTAGDLKRVVQAVGGSIQSTCSDIEPHHLGQCGSFEEKQIGGERYNVFQDCTQAKTCTLILRGGAEQFIAEVERSLHDSIMIVKRAIQNNSVVAGGGACEMEVSKFLRGHSRTIMGKQQLIVGAVAKALEIIPRQICDNAGLDATDILNKLRMRHAQGDLWAGVDVDSENVQDNMKRFVWEPALVKTNALSSAVEAACLILSVDETVRNPQSEAPNAGPPMPRGAAQQALRGRGRGMPRR comes from the exons ATGCAAGGTAGACTCCCACAAATG CAACCTACCGTGGTTCTTCTTCGAG AGGGTACCGACACCTCTCAAGGAGTGGGTCAGCTGCTATCGAATATATCAGCATGTCTCGCTGTAGCTCAAACGATCGCTACGACGCTCGGACCCAGGGGTATGGATAAGCTGATAGTAGATGACCGAGGATTGGCGACCATATCTA ACGACGGAGCTACTATTCTCAAGCTACTTGACGTTGTCCACCCCGCTGCCAGGACTTTAGTGGATATCGCTCGTGCGCAGGATGCCGAGGTTGGAGATGGTACGACTAGTGTGACATTGCT CGCTGCCGAGATATTGAAGGAAGTCAGGCCgttcatcgaagaaggtgtaGGACCccacgtcatcatcaaaggtTTGAGAGAAGCCAAGACCTTG GCGATCAAGCAAATCAACGATATCGCAGTGACGGTAGACAAGTCAAACCCCGA GAAATTCCGTGAACTCCTTCTCCAATGTGCTGGTACCTCCATGTCGTCCAAGCTCATTCACTCACAaacacccttcttcgccaacATGGTGGTCGATGCCGTTCTCTCTCTCGACCAGAATGACCTCGACGAATCGCTAATCGGTGTCAAGAAGGTTCCCGGAGGTGGTATGCAAGACTCCCAATTGATCAAGGGTGTAGCGTTCAAGAAGACATTCTCATACGCAGGATTCGAACAACAACCCAAGTCCTTCAAAGACCCTAAGATATTATGTTTGAACGTTGAATTAGAATtgaaggctgagaaggacAACGCAGAAGTCAGGGTCAACGAAGTCTCGGAGTATCAAGCTATAGTGGATGCGGAGTGGTCGATCATTTACAAGAAGTTAGAAGCGATTGTCGAAACCGGTGCGAAAGTGGTCTTATCGAAACTACCAATTGGAGATTTAGCAACTCAGTATTTCGCGGATAGGGATATCTTCTGTGCTGGACGAGTAACCGCTGGAGACCTCAAGAGGGTAGTTCAGGCTGTTGGAGGATCGATACAATCGACTTGTTCCGATATCGAACCCCACCATTTGGGTCAGTGTGGGAGCTTCGAAGAGAAGCAGATTGGTGGGGAGAGATACAACGTGTTCCAAGATTGCACTCAAGCGAAAACGTGTACCTTGATTCTGCGAGGTGGTGCTGAGCAATTCATCGCTGAGGTGGAACGAAGTTTGCATGATTCGATCATGATTGTCAAGAGGGCTATCCAGAACAACAGCGTTGTAGCAGGTGGTGGTGCTTGCGAG ATGGAAGTTTCCAAATTCTTAAGGGGTCACTCGCGTACTATCATGGGCAAACAACAATTGATCGTTGGAGCAGTCGCCAAGGCTCTCGAGATCATTCCAAGGCAAATCTGCGATAACGCTGGACTGGACGCTACGGATATCTTGAATAAGCTGAGGATGAGACACGCTCAAGGAGACTTGTGGGCCGGAGTGGATGTGGATTCAGAGAATGTGCAAGATAACATGAAGAGATTCGTTTGGGAGCCTGCTTTGGTCAAGACCAACGCGCTGTCCAGTGCGGTCGAAGCTGcttgtttgatcttgagtGTGGATGAGACTGTCCGAAATCCGCAATCAGAG GCACCAAACGCCGGACCGCCTATGCCTCGGGGAGCAGCTCAGCAGGCACttagaggtagaggaagaggtatgcCAAGGCGATAG